Proteins encoded within one genomic window of Triticum aestivum cultivar Chinese Spring chromosome 2D, IWGSC CS RefSeq v2.1, whole genome shotgun sequence:
- the LOC123055028 gene encoding uncharacterized protein isoform X1, with protein sequence MQQQQHHMVAPCKPHAARRAALPLPGPSLRRAFLCSPARAGAAASKRTAVRTRCQEEKQQSGDGEKKQQEKEKRTFLSLEEAGLVEMSGLSTHERFLCRLTISSLNLLRVISEQEGVAIEELNAGRVCDWFLKDKLKREQNLDTAVLQWDDPPPI encoded by the exons atgcagcagcagcagcaccacatGGTGGCGCCGTGCAAACCCCACGCAGCGCGGCGGGCGGCGCTCCCGCTGCCCGGGCCGTCGCTCCGACGAGCTTTCCTTTGCAGTCCAG CGAGGGCGGGAGCGGCGGCGTCAAAGCGGACGGCGGTGAGGACGAGGTGCCAGGAAGAGAAGCAGCAGAGCGGTGACGGCGAGAAGAAGCAgcaggagaaggagaagaggaCGTTCCTGAGCCTGGAGGAGGCCGGGCTGGTGGAGATGTCCGGGCTCAGCACCCACGAGCGCTTCCTCTGCCGCCTCACC ATCTCGTCGCTGAACCTGCTGCGGGTGATCTCGGAGCAGGAGGGGGTGGCGATCGAGGAGCTCAACGCCGGGCGGGTGTGCGACTGGTTCCTCAAGGACAAGCTCAAGCGGGAGCAGAACCTCGACACCGCCGTCCTGCAGTGGGACGACCCGCCGCCCATCTGA
- the LOC123055028 gene encoding uncharacterized protein isoform X2, whose protein sequence is MQQQQHHMVAPCKPHAARRAALPLPGPSLRRAFLCSPARAGAAASKRTAVRTRCQEEKQQSGDGEKKQQEKEKRTFLSLEEAGLVEMSGLSTHERFLCRLTEGVAIEELNAGRVCDWFLKDKLKREQNLDTAVLQWDDPPPI, encoded by the exons atgcagcagcagcagcaccacatGGTGGCGCCGTGCAAACCCCACGCAGCGCGGCGGGCGGCGCTCCCGCTGCCCGGGCCGTCGCTCCGACGAGCTTTCCTTTGCAGTCCAG CGAGGGCGGGAGCGGCGGCGTCAAAGCGGACGGCGGTGAGGACGAGGTGCCAGGAAGAGAAGCAGCAGAGCGGTGACGGCGAGAAGAAGCAgcaggagaaggagaagaggaCGTTCCTGAGCCTGGAGGAGGCCGGGCTGGTGGAGATGTCCGGGCTCAGCACCCACGAGCGCTTCCTCTGCCGCCTCACC GAGGGGGTGGCGATCGAGGAGCTCAACGCCGGGCGGGTGTGCGACTGGTTCCTCAAGGACAAGCTCAAGCGGGAGCAGAACCTCGACACCGCCGTCCTGCAGTGGGACGACCCGCCGCCCATCTGA
- the LOC123055027 gene encoding pentatricopeptide repeat-containing protein At1g03560, mitochondrial, with the protein MRRFCSVPRGRRASGPHGGGHPPPEWIEPYTDLADPSPYTASSAAPPTPSPWLPRVVSLVLRAPPATLAADLRAFCRTFLLRLSPAFVAAALRSPQLLPHPLPSLRFFRALPGGTDDLAAHPQHLLGCYVSLLHSFARAREATPDAAGHAGRLVAELRARGDGDGLLRHLTPPSAASLVRSLAALGLADELLWAWNGMRLAGVEPSRVTYNCLLDGLVNAGLLDTAVNVFDAMSTEDPVRPDVVSYNILIKGYCRAGRVQDAMARLDHMREQEELSPDKITYLTLMQCHYSEGTFSQCVALFQEMEERGIGKDIPQHAYVLVIGALCKDGKPFEGMAVFERMLKRGCPAKAAMYTALIDSMGKFGRETEAMSLFERMKSSGLELDAVTYGVIVNCLCRFGRLDEAISCFRSCVEKGIAVNPIFYTSLIDGFGKAGMVDQAQELFEEMKVKGFVPDSYCYNVLIDGLAKAGRTDDACALYKRMEDDGCDQTVYTYTILIDGLFKEHKNEEALKLWDAMIDKGITPTAAAFRALANGLCLSGKYSRACRILDELAPMGVIPETAHEDMINALCRAGRFKQACKLADGIVGKGREIPGRVRTMMINALRKAGNTDLAVKLVHSKIGIGYERSGSIKRRVKFQTLFA; encoded by the coding sequence ATGCGAAGGTTCTGCAGCGTCCCGCGCGGCCGGCGGGCGTCGGGCCCCCACGGCGGCGGCCACCCTCCGCCGGAGTGGATCGAGCCGTACACCGACCTCGCCGACCCGAGCCCGTACACCGCCTCCTCGGCCGCGCCGCCCACCCCGTCGCCGTGGctgccgcgcgtcgtctccctggTCCTCCGCGCGCCGCCTGCCACGCTCGCCGCCGACCTGCGCGCCTTCTGCCGCACcttcctcctgcgcctctccccggCCTTCGTCGCCGCCGCGCTGCGCTCCCCGCAGCTCCTGCCCCACCCGCTCCCGTCGCTCCGCTTCTTCCGCGCCCTGCCCGGCGGCACCGACGACCTCGCCGCCCACCCGCAGCACCTCCTCGGCTGCTACGTCTCGCTGCTCCACTCCTTCGCGCGCGCCAGGGAGGCCACCCCCGACGCCGCCGGCCACGCGGGGCGGCTCGTCGCCGAGCTGCGCGCccgcggggacggggacggcctgCTGCGGCACCTCACGCCGCCGTCGGCCGCGTCGCTGGTCCGTAGCCTCGCGGCCCTCGGCCTCGCCGACGAGCTGCTGTGGGCGTGGAACGGCAtgcgcctcgccggcgtcgagccgtcCAGGGTCACCTACAACTGCCTCCTCGACGGCCTCGTCAACGCGGGCCTCCTTGACACCGCCGTCAACGTGTTCGACGCAATGTCCACGGAAGACCCGGTTCGCCCTGACGTGGTCTCCTACAACATTCTCATCAAGGGGTACTGCCGCGCCGGGAGGGTGCAGGATGCGATGGCTCGGCTCGATCACATGAGGGAACAGGAGGAGCTGTCGCCCGACAAGATAACGTACCTTACACTGATGCAGTGCCATTACAGCGAGGGCACGTTTTCACAGTGCGTGGCATTGTTCCAAGAAATGGAAGAGAGGGGAATTGGCAAGGACATTCCGCAGCATGCATATGTGCTGGTGATCGGCGCGCTCTGCAAGGATGGGAAGCCGTTTGAGGGGATGGCCGTGTTCGAGAGAATGCTGAAGCGTGGTTGCCCAGCCAAAGCAGCCATGTACACTGCGCTCATTGATTCAATGGGTAAATTTGGAAGGGAGACCGAGGCAATGTCACTCTTTGAGAGGATGAAGAGTAGCGGgcttgagctcgacgccgtcacatATGGAGTGATTGTTAACTGCTTGTGCCGGTTTGGGAGGCTGGATGAGGCCATTTCATGTTTCAGGAGTTGTGTGGAGAAAGGTATTGCAGTGAACCCTATCTTCTATACAAGCCTGATTGATGGCTTTGGGAAAGCTGGAATGGTCGACCAAGCACAGGAGCTCTTCGAGGAGATGAAAGTTAAAGGTTTTGTGCCGGACTCATATTGCTACAACGTGCTGATTGATGGTTTAGCTAAAGCAGGAAGGACGGATGATGCTTGTGCCTTGTACAAGAGAATGGAAGATGATGGCTGTGATCAGACTGTTTACACGTATACCATACTGATCGATGGTTTGTTCAAGGAACACAAGAATGAGGAGGCGCTGAAGTTGTGGGATGCGATGATCGACAAGGGGATCACTCCCACAGCTGCAGCTTTCAGGGCCCTTGCCAACGGGCTATGTCTTTCTGGCAAATACAGCCGAGCATGCAGGATATTGGATGAACTGGCTCCAATGGGTGTGATTCCTGAGACGGCACACGAGGACATGATCAATGCTCTGTGCAGGGCCGGCAGATTCAAGCAGGCCTGCAAATTGGCAGATGGCATCGTAGGAAAGGGCCGTGAGATACCTGGCAGGGTTCGAACAATGATGATCAACGCACTCAGGAAAGCGGGGAATACTGATCTAGCTGTCAAGCTGGTGCATAGTAAGATAGGCATTGGGTATGAAAGATCTGGCAGCATCAAGAGAAGAGTGAAGTTTCAGACGCTGTTTGCCTGA